From a single Nymphaea colorata isolate Beijing-Zhang1983 chromosome 4, ASM883128v2, whole genome shotgun sequence genomic region:
- the LOC116253357 gene encoding uncharacterized protein LOC116253357, translating to MSVGRFPHTYFRKFQINFPFLDEENARYGWNGEHRLLPQPPPSSLLLPSSQLPPPVLQLRGRPDNFGCRVGLQSSSPSLLQKGLVNKALRLSVFCKAFVPLIVFFITESSEISTDCRNETPQGFVLREFGSRTCFGSVSDMRG from the exons ATGTCCGTTGGGCGATTTCCGCACACATATTTCCGGAAATTTCAGATCAACTTTCCTTTCCTGGACGAAGAAAATGCCCGTTACGGCTGGAATGGTGAGCATCGGCTTCTGCCGCAGCCGCCGCCCTCCTCCTTGCTGCTTCCTTCATCGCAGCTCCCTCCTCCAGTCCTGCAGCTTCGTGGGCGACCGGACAACTTCGGCTGCCGTGTAGGTCTTCAAAGCTCGTCCCCAAGCCTGCTTCAAAAGGGACTGGTTAACAAGGCGCTGAGGCTTTCCGTGTTCTGCAAAGCTTTTGTTCCTCTCATCGTCTTCTTCATCACGGAAAGCTCTGAGATTTCCACCGATTGCag GAATGAAACACCACAGGGTTTTGTTTTAAGAGAATTTGGCAGCAGAACATGTTTTGGCAGTGTTTCGGACATGAGGGGATAA
- the LOC116253475 gene encoding peroxisomal acyl-coenzyme A oxidase 1-like: MNPRRKRWNVCACYKRQCADEQRKKWLPLAYKIQIIGRYAQAELGRGSNVQDLETTATCGRNSDEFIIHSPHIDFKQSDGGLGKA; the protein is encoded by the exons GGAATGTTTGTGCTTGCTATAAGAGGCAGTGTGCTGATGAGCAACGTAAAAAGTGGTTACCGTTAGCATATAAGATACAGATTATTGGCCGTTATGCACAGGCAGAACTTGGTCGTGGTTCAAATGTTCAAGACCTTGAGACTACAGCTACGTGTGGCAGGAATTCAGATGAATTTATCATCCACAGTCCCCACATTGACTTCAAACAAAGCGA TGGTGGCCTAGGTAAAGCATAA
- the LOC116253124 gene encoding uncharacterized protein LOC116253124: protein MSVGRFPHTYFRKFQINFPFLDEENARYGWNGEHRLLPQPPPSSLLLPSSQLPPPVLQLRGRPDDFGCRVGLQSSSPSLLQKGLVNKALRLSVFCKALFLSSSSSSRKALRFPPIADMLYPSGVLPSLVSVSVDRDKSITFADTLNSSSYVLPSAVAN, encoded by the exons ATGTCCGTTGGGCGATTTCCGCACACATATTTCCGGAAATTTCAGATCAACTTTCCTTTCCTGGACGAAGAAAATGCCCGTTACGGCTGGAATGGTGAGCATCGGCTTCTGCCGCAGCCGCCGCCCTCCTCCTTGCTGCTTCCTTCATCGCAGCTCCCTCCTCCAGTCCTGCAGCTTCGTGGGCGACCGGACGACTTCGGCTGCCGTGTAGGTCTTCAAAGCTCGTCCCCAAGCCTGCTTCAAAAGGGACTGGTTAACAAGGCGCTGAGGCTTTCCGTGTTCTGCAAAGCTTTGTTCCTCTCATCGTCTTCTTCATCACGGAAAGCTCTGAGATTTCCACCGATTGCag ATATGCTATACCCATCTGGAGTTTTGCCGTCGCTTGTCTCTGTGAGCGTCGATCGTGACAAGTCGATCACTTTTGCAGATACGCTAAACTCATCTTCA TATGTTCTTCCCAGTGCGGTTGCAAATTAG